The Maridesulfovibrio ferrireducens genome segment AACTAGGAAGTCCATAATTACTACTTTTGCAGATTCTAGCTCGATCGCCATAATTAGCCCCTTTTTTTAAACAGGGCACGGCAAAGTGCCGTGCCCCTATATTCTCAATTCCTAGAACTTGAACTGAGTGGACTGACGCCAAGTGTAATAAGCTGGATCACGGAAATCATCGATAAGATGGGGAGTAAACTCGATACCAGTCTTTTCGAAGAAACGTTCCCAACCAATACGCTCTGCCCAGTCGCCCAGACGTTCGTACTTGTTAGCATCTGCTTTGTAGACATCCACGATTTTGCGGACAGTCTTAGTAAGTGTAGGCCAACGAGGAGGTTCGTTAGGAATAAATGCAACAACAACTTTAGAGAACTTAGGCATGCTGATACGGTTAGAAACCTTACCACCAACCATCAGAGCGATACCGTCGCCTTCCTTATCGGAAAGAGGCAGTGAAGGACACATAGTGTAGCAGTTACCACAGTACATGCAGCGCTCTTCTTTAATAGCAACAGTCTTGAATTGTTTACCGTCGATTTCGATCTTAGTAGGACGAACAGCACCGGTAGGACAAGCTGAAACTGCCAAAGGAATTTCGCAAAGGTTGTCGAGGTATTCATGGTCAATGATTGGAGGCTTGCGGTGAATACCGACAACAGCAATGTCGGAACAATGACAAGCACCACACATGTTAAGACAACAAGCAACTGCGATACGAACCATAGCAGGCATGTTATGGCCGGTGAACTCTTCGAAGAGATCATCCATGATGGCTTTAACAGTACCGGAAGCATCGGTTGCAGGTGTATGACAATGAACCCAACCCTGAGTA includes the following:
- the dsrB gene encoding dissimilatory-type sulfite reductase subunit beta, which encodes MAFVSSGYNPDKPMENRISDIGPRDFNEFLPPVLKNNYGQWKYHDILEPGILLHVAESGDEVYTIRCGTARLMSITLIREMCDIADAHCDGHLRFTTRNNVEFMVDSKDKCDALKKDLQSRKFDGGSFKFPIGGTGAGVSNIVHTQGWVHCHTPATDASGTVKAIMDDLFEEFTGHNMPAMVRIAVACCLNMCGACHCSDIAVVGIHRKPPIIDHEYLDNLCEIPLAVSACPTGAVRPTKIEIDGKQFKTVAIKEERCMYCGNCYTMCPSLPLSDKEGDGIALMVGGKVSNRISMPKFSKVVVAFIPNEPPRWPTLTKTVRKIVDVYKADANKYERLGDWAERIGWERFFEKTGIEFTPHLIDDFRDPAYYTWRQSTQFKF